The genomic stretch tctatgaatatttataaaataattaaattctaattataatttttttaaccaGAAATTCGAAAATACTTTATCAATCCAACAACATATTGAAACTTAAATCTGATCATTGCATCAGTTAGAATATGATaaatattggaaaaaaaaaagtcacTCATTTTTGTCAATAATGattctggaaaaaaaaaagtcaacctGAATAGATAATTCAGGTTGAAACCGTGAAATGATAAATACAATTTTGTCAATAATGCTCTATTATTTATAATCCTCCATCACGCCTTTCTATAAGTTTGAAAGTCCTAATAGATTACTCTCCACGTGGCAACAAATGGTTCACGTCTTGGCTGTTTTGCGTTCCACATTCCACACACACACATGGGGATCTGAGCCGGTAAGCAGTGAGGGAGCCGAATGAGCCGAGAGCCGATTGAACCTGGTGCGCTTGTGGGTCCAGGTGGGTGTTAGGTGAAGCCCCAGATAAAGCCGCTTACTGGAGCGCACCTAGACAGGACCGTGAGCCGCGTGACCCAATCGAATCGAATCGGACGGCCGCGATTCGATCACAGGCGCCATCGAATCTTTAAATACCGGTCAGGGCCGATGCGGGCATTCAGCATTCGGGAGGCCGTCTTCCTCAGAGAGCTCAAAGCGGCGCCAGATCTGGTGAGCTAATCTCCCTTGGACTCTCCAGATCtcgtttctccttttcttttcatttcctGTGATGGGCGCTGCCTTGGTTTCGTTCGTGAACTCGCTCTTTTCATTTCCTGTGACGGGCGTTGCCTTGGTTTCGTTCCTCAACACGTTCAGTTTCCCTGAACCGATGGATCTGATTTAGGGTGTAGATGTCTGCGTGTACCTTCGAAGTTTGATCCTAATGTATTTGTTGTAGTGGCGATAGGGTTTCAATTTCTGCGATTTCCGCGTTGTTTTGGCTAGATCTGTGGATTTTTCGATTGTCTTCATTGGTTCTGAAAGAAAAAGTTCTTTTCTTTGAAGTCATCGAGCAAACTGCTCCCTTTCATTTGTTTGTAGCCTGTTGTCTACCTTGGTTTCTGCTTGAAGACCTGCGTGGACTTTGCTCGTGCAGGTTTCGCTTCCGGCTGACTTTTGTGCTTCTAGATTTGACTTCTGCTATTCTTCTTTAGTGTTCTTTCTTACCTACTTGATATATGCTCTATGTGGATCCAACTTTAGGTAAAATGGAGGACACCTTCCTTTTCACCTCTGAGTCTGTCAATGAAGGGCACCCAGACAAGCTCTGTGATCAGATCTCTGATGCAGTTCTTGATGCCTGCCTCGAGCAGGACCCTGACAGCAAGGTTGCCTGTGAGACGTGCACCAAGACCAACATGGTCATGGTCTTTGGTGAGATCACCACAAAGGGCAATATCGACTATGAGAAGATTGTCCGCGACACCTGCCGTGCTATTGGGTTCACATCCGATGATGTAGGCCTCGATGCAGATCGTTGCAAGGTGCTTGTTAACATTGAGCAGCAGTCCCCTGACATTGCCCAGGGTGTCCATGGCCATTTCACCAAGCGCCCTGAGGAGATCGGCGCTGGGGATCAGGGTCACATGTTTGGCTATGCAACAGACGAGACACCTGAGCTGATGCCCCTGAGCCATGTCCTCGCTACAAAACTTGGAGCTCGCCTCACCGACGTCCGCAAAAATGGAACTTGTCCATGGTTGAGGCCCGATGGTAAGACCCAGGTTACCGTCGAGTACCGCAATGACCACGGTGCCATGGTCCCCATTCGTGTGCATACCGTGCTCATCTCCACCCAGCACGATGAGACCGTCACCAATGACGAGATTGCTGCTGACCTGAAGGAGCATGTAATCAAGGTTGTCGTCCCTGAGCAGTATCTCGATGAGAAGACCATCTTCCACCTTAATCCGTCTGGTCGTTTCGTCATTGGCGGACCTCATGGCGATGCTGGGCTTACCGGCCGCAAGATCATTATCGACACCTACGGTGGCTGGGGAGCCCATGGTGGCGGTGCCTTCTCCGGCAAGGATCCAACCAAGGTCGACCGCAGCGGTGCGTACATCGCCAGGCAGGCAGCTAAGAGCATCGTGGCCAATGGACTTGCACGCCGCTGCATCGTCCAGATCTCTTACGCCATCGGTGTTCCTGAACCCCTTTCGGTCTTTGTCGACACTTATGGCACCGGCAAAATCCCCGACAAGGAGATTCTGGAGATAGTGAAGGAGAACTTTGATTTCAGGCCGGGGATGATCACCATTAACCTTGACCTGAAGAGGGGTGGCAATGGCAGGTTCCTCAAGACAGCAGCCTACGGGCACTTCGGCAGGGATGATCCAGACTTCACCTGGGAGGTGGTGAAGCCCCTCAAGTGGGAGAAGCCAGCTGCTTAAATCACCAAATATTGTCATCTTATAATCTAGTGATAATAACCAGAGAATTGCTGCTGCTTATGGTTCTGCTTTCTCTTAACAAGCTTCTAGTCTTTGTCTGTCATCTTCTAGTCTGTCTATCCGTGGGTATAAGATTGTTGCATCTACCGCATTTGTTATGGCATCGTAGGTTTTGAATTGCATGTGTTGGATGTTTATTTGAAGTCCCTCAGCAGCATATTCTCCAGAGACTTGGATTTTCCTATGAATTAATGTTACATGAGATTTAGAATGATCAGATATAGAGTGAAGTGCATCTATGTGCCATTTGTTTGCCATATGAGGTCCATGTATCTTTGCAGCATAAAGAGAAGATTAAGtattttatataatcatataCCACTGCCATCgttatatgaaaataatatttaatatcaaaattaaaactaaataataaaatatcaagattaaGATTATGTATCCTTTTATGTCATTTAaaaaatttttatttgatttgtaaaagtAATGTCATCACAtttttcatcaagatcatttcttaaaaaaaacttttttttgatcgatgattgtaattagaaataattatatatataatatatcttacttaattaaatacaatcatataatataatattttttataatccaTTAATTGACAAGAtatgaataaatttaaaataaaaatatataaatttatttaataataattttatccaattggattctaaaaattttgaaaagaattttataatcttaaattttaaaacaagctaataaatttaataagtataataatactatatcagGCTCGACTATCAATACGAGTTATAACAATTATATATTATAAAGTATTTTCTAATTTAATCCATAATAACTCATAATTTATTATCACATTCGAATATAATAtacaacataaatataaataggataataaaaataaataactttaattagataagtataataataataataataataataataataatattcactTAAATATATATCTTCATGGGTTGCTCACAAgtctaattataaaaaaatatatttttatatattttaatctataaaGTATTAGTAAATAGATTAACAATCATCAAAGTGATGCTTAGATTCTCTATCAATACTTACTATTTTTAAACTCTCTAACCACCCGATCTCGATATATTTGGAATCATTAAAGTACTTATTATTCTTAGATAAGTAAATtgctataatataaaataaaatatttttagtgaCCCAATAATTGAGTCGACTATACTAAGACTTTAGATGAAATTTTACAGCTATAAAATTTGATTTGTTGTCTTAAAAAATGTCACAAATTCAACTTTCATCGTTAATAATGTAATAAATGATTGCTTTATATTTTTTCAAGAAATTATTCTTTTaagtaatataaatataaatcttgAAATTAATTTTCTACTATCGAAGTTATTTGCAAAACTAGTATCTGAATATCTCGTCATTTCAAATTAATTTGATCTCTTGTATGTGAGCATGAAGTCTTTCGTTTCATTTAGATATCTCATCATTTTCTTTATAATTTGTAATATTCCATTCCTGAGTTATTTTGATATCTATTAAGCATTCTAACTATAAAATTAATATCTATCTCGTATAGGTTTAAATATATAATAGGCTTATaattatatatacaaaaaaatatcattcatttaATTTCTTTCTGAGACATTGGTTTTGACTAAATCTTTTATCTTTAGTAATATGTGTATCACTAGTTGAGTAAaactataaaatattattaatttaattactttctaagttatttTAGAAACATTAGTTTTGACTAAATCTTTGACCTTTAGTAATATGTGTACTATTAACTGAGCAAAACAACATACTAAATCTTTTTAAAATTAGGTTAATATATACTTATTGAGATAATCTTAGTAATCTTTGAGATCtattattgaaaattttaataccaATAATATAAGTTATCTTATTTATATTAActattttaaaattcttgatgaaaaatatcttgattttgtgtaataaactaatattattacacgtaaataaaatataatctacatataagactaatataataaacttatttttttttatctttacatATATACAATGATTAATAAGATATGCTTTTGCCATATTTCAACTCATGATATCTtatatgaaagacatttatcaatttgatatgataaGATATGTTTTTACCATATTTCAATATATTTCAAATGATAAGCACATAAGCATTTATAATAAGATGCATTGCAtacattgtcatcaatttactaggtatcatttctccccttttgtcatcaataaaaataagaACAATTCAATAAAGATTCATGCTATATTTCAATTTATATTTAacaataccaatcatatttctagCATTTATGAtatggtattattcaaaagttctcaacattaaatattatcaacattaaagcgataacTTCCATcatcttttcccctttttttcaATCAAGACtttacatgaagaaggaaagaaaggaggaaatccattaaaaaccaactttgtgaaatgatttgaatcaagtcaaaaatgacaagagtttcattaaatcatgcttcaattttcacaaggatcaagatattcatgtgaaatcaaatcctcactcttgtaagtgttcatctcatactaaaaaattcatataaaattttttttcattaagaaagaattcatgtcaaagaataaaaaaaatttcatgaacgatcacatcaaatccatttctcataaaaaaaattcataagagtgaaatccaagaaagatgcatttgtcaatgaattccacgTATCCAACATTATTAtatgatggagcaaggatatgaaataaacttgatatggcattaaACTCATGAAAgttccattcaagaagatagtccggaaaagaaattcatcaaattcatgcattcggacaatttaacattcctaacttcgCAAATGATCATCAAATAATGCGTCAGGTTATAAATACCAAAAGTTGAATATATCAAGGAATTTTTTTTagttaaaagatttatcaagtctaattcttagagtgatatattcatcAAAGTAAGCACAGAATTTCACCATCAAAATAGGCAATATAAGATTACAATATAAAAgagatcacgatgaaatttttgcatcaaagtaagtagcatttcaaGATTACAAATATCAAGGTaatcaacataagattacaacataaaagTAAACATAATATAATAGAGAGATTTCATCGATTGCTCATTTAGGTGGTGGTAAGTTAAAATGTTTAAACAAAATATTAAACTGTCGGTGAATCTACTACAacttagttaagatttgatcttgacattgttcaagtcgatcttgtcgttattcaaaatgatccatccgagtccctatgtcgtcgatacatgagggaggtgcttgctctactaaaggtgattcctcaaaaggactagttggaggagattgattaccctggTGTTTtgggttggaggggatcagtccttctagacagtctagtccatataccatttctgaatgtacatcgtATCAGTCGaaatagatttctatttatgatattaaatctatctagttttataacttcttctttgGGTGAAATGTCAATATTATAGGCATGgaatagtcttgtgattaagccaccatatggaagcattcaTGTCCCTTTTTGATCACTctatcatgttttattggattaggtaaccaaaacaattattatgtcatttcataatccaatacatggtatataatttcatttggcttactttattatgatgatattattttgggagaatgatacttatcaggatgtgatgaagtattttggtgcttaaaggtagtaaatgttcgtagctttttggaagaatcgttaagttaggattaccaaaaattgttcataaggcatcaacgtaagtagtcccaactgtttcttcatcccattatcctctaaaataacaccctctttcttttaccagaaTTCCCATGATGTTACAAATtgttctatccgtaatgggtatatgatgtcctaatagataggtagatacctttTCGTTTTCATCtatatgtaaattattgtaaaatagcctaacaagactagggtagatgggttcacttatttgaaggattgggagaatatttagattagcaaaccattgaatgggTTCTAAGCCACTTAGTTCCTCTAAACcaatatatttacccttatgaacattcaTAAACTCTGTGgatgaaaatttaagggcatgttgattagaatcgaaaagtaaggagtcataatttttatataatctcctctttcctttgtccctagaggatcttctagaagccatgagactaaacaTATAAATGATGAGAAAACTAtacataagaggcaagatctatcaataaattgaaagaagagatttgagaattacccttgcagtgatcttcttgaaagattgagattgatccttggatttgaagaagaggagagtTTCCtagagtttctagaggaggatcaaggagaatgaggggtggagaggtatTTAGAGGTGTAAGGaaggaatgtaggagggcttggggtcgaTTCTGCCGCTGGCtctaagtgcctttttatagggcagaggttgcgggcggtggcaccgttaattgggcggtgctaccgcctaccacCCGTGACAACTGGCAGTGCTATCGCctgttgggcgatgccaccacctataggcagtgagcactgctcacattggtg from Musa acuminata AAA Group cultivar baxijiao chromosome BXJ1-3, Cavendish_Baxijiao_AAA, whole genome shotgun sequence encodes the following:
- the LOC135622176 gene encoding S-adenosylmethionine synthase-like → MEDTFLFTSESVNEGHPDKLCDQISDAVLDACLEQDPDSKVACETCTKTNMVMVFGEITTKGNIDYEKIVRDTCRAIGFTSDDVGLDADRCKVLVNIEQQSPDIAQGVHGHFTKRPEEIGAGDQGHMFGYATDETPELMPLSHVLATKLGARLTDVRKNGTCPWLRPDGKTQVTVEYRNDHGAMVPIRVHTVLISTQHDETVTNDEIAADLKEHVIKVVVPEQYLDEKTIFHLNPSGRFVIGGPHGDAGLTGRKIIIDTYGGWGAHGGGAFSGKDPTKVDRSGAYIARQAAKSIVANGLARRCIVQISYAIGVPEPLSVFVDTYGTGKIPDKEILEIVKENFDFRPGMITINLDLKRGGNGRFLKTAAYGHFGRDDPDFTWEVVKPLKWEKPAA